In one Chryseobacterium camelliae genomic region, the following are encoded:
- a CDS encoding MlaD family protein: protein MKFSKEIKAGVIALLAIVGFVVLFQFMKGRSLFTTDNIFYAKYDNVEGLAQSSPVSINGLKVGQVDKIIPQTSKTGQINFIVKITVDNNFEFSKNSTLEIFEPGLMSGKEMRVNLMYGGPTAKDGDTLKGAFKLGMMGSLSSQVGPVKDQLQTVLYRVDSLMANANKIVDDQNRAEIRALLANLNKTVGALQTTAGSVNTLVGNNDPKLQKVLDEASVTMKSGKTTLDKYGNLAESIDTKKLNATIASLDATVGQLNQVIGGIDKGQGSLGKLMKDEQLYNNLNSASTNLNSLIEDMKANPKRYINFSVFGKNNKN from the coding sequence GTGAAGTTCAGTAAAGAAATAAAAGCAGGTGTTATCGCGCTTTTAGCTATCGTAGGCTTTGTCGTACTATTTCAATTCATGAAAGGCAGAAGTCTTTTTACTACCGATAATATATTTTACGCAAAATATGATAATGTAGAAGGTTTGGCTCAATCTTCACCGGTTTCTATTAATGGGTTGAAAGTAGGGCAGGTCGATAAGATCATTCCGCAGACCTCAAAAACAGGACAGATTAATTTCATCGTTAAAATTACAGTTGATAATAATTTTGAATTTTCAAAAAATTCAACGCTGGAGATTTTTGAACCGGGGTTAATGTCAGGAAAGGAGATGAGAGTGAATCTGATGTACGGTGGACCTACTGCAAAAGACGGAGACACCTTAAAAGGAGCTTTCAAATTAGGAATGATGGGAAGCCTTTCTTCTCAGGTAGGACCTGTAAAAGATCAGCTGCAGACTGTTTTGTACAGGGTTGATTCTCTAATGGCCAATGCGAATAAAATTGTTGACGACCAAAACAGAGCCGAAATCAGAGCATTATTGGCAAACCTTAATAAAACGGTTGGTGCACTTCAAACAACAGCAGGAAGCGTAAATACTCTGGTAGGAAACAACGATCCGAAACTTCAGAAAGTATTAGATGAAGCAAGCGTTACCATGAAAAGTGGTAAAACGACTTTAGATAAATACGGAAACCTTGCGGAAAGTATCGATACTAAAAAACTGAATGCAACGATTGCAAGTCTGGATGCTACTGTGGGACAGTTGAACCAGGTAATCGGCGGTATTGATAAAGGACAGGGAAGCTTAGGGAAGCTGATGAAAGACGAGCAGCTGTACAACAATCTGAACTCTGCCTCTACCAACCTGAATTCTTTAATTGAAGACATGAAAGCAAATCCGAAAAGATATATTAACTTCTCTGTTTTCGGAAAGAATAATAAAAACTAA
- a CDS encoding (Fe-S)-binding protein: MDFTIKTMAEYAMEGKSPEVLFWVGCAGSFDDRAKKITKAFCKILNKIGVEFAVLGQEESCTGDPAKRAGNEFIFQMMALTNIEVLNAYEVKKIVTACPHCFNTLKNEYPSLGGNYEVVHHTQFLKTLMEEGRLKIEGGAFKGKKITFHDPCYLGRANDEYEAPRMLLEKLDAELVEMKRCRTNGLCCGAGGAQMFKEPEKGNKDINIERTEEALASSPKVIATGCPFCNTMMTDGVKHFNKNEEVAVKDIVELLAEAEDL, from the coding sequence ATGGATTTCACAATAAAAACAATGGCCGAATACGCAATGGAAGGCAAATCTCCGGAAGTTCTTTTCTGGGTAGGATGTGCCGGAAGTTTTGATGACAGAGCCAAAAAAATAACAAAAGCATTCTGTAAAATCCTAAATAAAATAGGAGTAGAGTTTGCGGTTTTAGGACAGGAGGAAAGCTGTACGGGTGATCCTGCAAAACGTGCCGGGAATGAGTTTATCTTTCAGATGATGGCGTTAACGAATATCGAAGTTCTGAATGCTTATGAAGTAAAGAAAATTGTAACGGCTTGTCCGCATTGTTTCAATACTTTGAAAAATGAATATCCGAGTCTAGGAGGAAATTATGAGGTGGTGCACCACACGCAGTTCCTTAAAACATTAATGGAAGAAGGTCGTTTAAAGATTGAGGGAGGAGCTTTCAAAGGAAAGAAGATTACGTTCCATGATCCTTGCTATTTAGGAAGAGCAAATGACGAATATGAAGCACCGAGAATGCTTTTGGAAAAGTTGGATGCAGAGCTTGTAGAAATGAAGCGTTGCAGAACCAACGGATTATGCTGTGGAGCAGGAGGAGCACAGATGTTTAAAGAGCCTGAAAAGGGTAATAAAGATATCAATATCGAAAGAACGGAAGAAGCTTTGGCATCTTCACCAAAAGTAATTGCAACAGGTTGTCCTTTCTGTAATACCATGATGACTGACGGAGTAAAGCACTTCAATAAAAACGAAGAAGTTGCCGTTAAAGATATTGTAGAACTTCTTGCTGAAGCGGAAGATCTTTAA
- a CDS encoding (Fe-S)-binding protein, with amino-acid sequence MQYIDNIIFLILLIAGFGLFAKSLQKIYRNIRLGKEINRSDRKGERWETMARVAMGQSKMVKRPVAGILHLFVYVGFVIINIELIEIIVDGLFGTHRFLMTIFGEKFYSVFTFTLEILAILVVIGVVVFFIRRNFYGVKRLTMKELFGWPKNDANWILIIEFALMVAFFMMNGADFYTAPEKFTYNFPISQTIFPFFESFSDETLHIIEKSAWWFHFVGILFFMNYLYYSKHLHIILAFPSTWYANLEKKGKFNNLESVTKEIKLMMDPNADPYAAPAEGEAEVPSKFGAEDVFDLNQVQLLNAYSCTECGRCTSVCPANITGKKLSPRLILMKTRDRLEEVGRNIDKNGSFVDDGKKLLNDYITKEELWACTTCNACTEACPVLLDPLSIIFEMRRFLVMEQSAAPQELNLMMTNVENNAAPWQYNQADRLNWAND; translated from the coding sequence ATGCAATATATCGATAATATTATTTTTCTGATTTTATTAATTGCAGGTTTCGGACTGTTTGCGAAAAGTCTGCAAAAGATATATAGAAACATCAGATTAGGAAAAGAGATCAACAGAAGCGACCGAAAAGGAGAACGCTGGGAAACCATGGCTCGTGTGGCAATGGGACAGAGTAAAATGGTAAAACGTCCTGTTGCGGGTATTTTACACCTTTTTGTGTATGTCGGTTTTGTCATTATTAATATTGAACTTATAGAGATTATTGTTGATGGGTTATTCGGGACTCATCGTTTTTTAATGACAATTTTTGGAGAGAAATTTTACAGTGTTTTTACTTTCACTCTTGAAATTTTGGCAATTCTTGTAGTTATTGGGGTAGTAGTTTTCTTTATTCGTAGAAATTTTTACGGTGTGAAAAGACTAACGATGAAAGAACTATTTGGATGGCCAAAAAATGACGCTAACTGGATTTTGATTATAGAATTTGCTTTAATGGTAGCATTTTTTATGATGAATGGTGCAGATTTTTATACTGCTCCAGAAAAATTCACCTACAATTTTCCTATTTCACAGACTATATTTCCTTTTTTTGAAAGTTTTAGTGATGAAACACTTCATATTATAGAAAAATCTGCATGGTGGTTTCACTTTGTAGGAATTTTATTCTTCATGAACTATCTTTATTATTCTAAGCATCTGCATATTATTTTAGCATTCCCAAGCACTTGGTATGCAAACTTAGAGAAGAAAGGGAAGTTCAATAATCTGGAATCTGTTACGAAGGAAATTAAATTAATGATGGACCCGAACGCAGACCCATATGCAGCTCCGGCTGAAGGAGAAGCAGAAGTTCCTTCAAAATTTGGAGCAGAAGATGTTTTTGATTTAAATCAGGTTCAGCTATTGAATGCCTATTCTTGTACGGAATGTGGTCGTTGTACCTCAGTTTGTCCTGCAAACATTACAGGTAAAAAATTATCTCCGAGACTGATATTAATGAAGACCAGGGACCGTTTGGAAGAAGTCGGAAGAAATATTGATAAGAACGGAAGCTTTGTAGACGATGGTAAAAAATTGTTGAACGATTATATTACCAAAGAAGAGCTTTGGGCTTGTACTACATGTAATGCCTGCACAGAAGCTTGTCCGGTGTTATTAGATCCGCTTTCCATTATTTTTGAGATGAGAAGATTCTTGGTAATGGAACAATCTGCAGCGCCACAGGAATTAAACCTGATGATGACGAATGTAGAAAACAATGCAGCTCCTTGGCAATACAATCAGGCAGATCGTCTGAACTGGGCAAATGATTAA